The Streptomyces avermitilis MA-4680 = NBRC 14893 genome contains a region encoding:
- a CDS encoding carbohydrate ABC transporter permease translates to MTSIRGLVRRPWRLAAEASALLIAVVVAFPLYWMVLSALKPAGEIESTRPRPWTLSPSLDSFRRVFEQQEFGRYFLNSLVVACSVVVVSALIAFLAATAVTRFRFRFRTTLLIMFLVAQMVPVEALTIPLFFLMRDFGQLNTLGSLILPHIAFSLPFAIWMLRGFVKAVPDALEEAAYIDGASRARFLWQILFPLVFPGLVATSVFSFISAWNDFLFAKSFIISDTSQSTLPMALLVFYKPDEPDWGGVMAASTVMTIPVLVFFVLVQRRLVSGLGGAVKD, encoded by the coding sequence GTGACCTCGATACGAGGGCTGGTGCGCCGGCCCTGGCGGCTCGCCGCCGAGGCGTCCGCGCTGCTGATCGCGGTCGTCGTCGCGTTCCCGCTCTACTGGATGGTGCTGAGCGCCCTCAAACCGGCGGGCGAGATCGAGTCGACGCGGCCGCGGCCCTGGACGCTGTCCCCCTCGCTGGATTCCTTCCGGCGCGTCTTCGAACAGCAGGAATTCGGCCGCTACTTCCTCAACAGCCTGGTGGTGGCGTGCTCCGTGGTCGTCGTCTCCGCATTGATCGCCTTTCTCGCGGCGACCGCGGTGACCCGATTCCGCTTCCGATTCCGGACCACCCTGCTGATCATGTTCCTGGTCGCCCAGATGGTGCCCGTGGAAGCCCTGACGATCCCCCTCTTCTTCCTGATGCGGGACTTCGGTCAGCTGAACACGCTCGGCTCGCTGATCCTGCCCCACATCGCCTTCTCGCTGCCGTTCGCGATCTGGATGCTGCGGGGCTTTGTGAAGGCCGTTCCGGACGCGCTGGAGGAGGCCGCGTACATCGACGGGGCGAGCCGGGCGAGATTCCTCTGGCAGATCCTTTTCCCCTTGGTCTTCCCGGGGCTGGTGGCCACGAGTGTCTTTTCCTTCATCTCGGCCTGGAACGACTTCCTGTTCGCCAAGTCCTTCATCATCAGCGACACGTCCCAGTCGACGCTGCCGATGGCTCTCCTCGTCTTCTACAAACCGGACGAGCCCGACTGGGGCGGTGTGATGGCGGCGTCCACGGTGATGACGATTCCGGTGCTGGTCTTCTTCGTACTCGTGCAACGGCGGCTCGTGTCGGGCCTCGGCGGAGCGGTAAAGGACTGA
- a CDS encoding xanthine dehydrogenase family protein molybdopterin-binding subunit gives MSNEAATATTAAAAAAPEPLPHGLGVSLPSADARAKTEGTFPYAADLWAEGLLWAAVLRSPHPHARILSIDTTHAREMPGVRAVVTHEDVPGQVPHGRGTADRPVFASEVVRHHGEPLAAVAADHPDTARMAAAAVIVEYEVLDPVTDPEQAFEAEPLHPDGNLIRHIPLRHGDPDAAGEVVVEGLYRIGRQDPAPIGAEAGLAVPRPDGGVELYVASTDPHADRDSAAACYGLEPDRVKVVVTGVPGATADREDQGFQIPLGLLALKTGCPVKLTATREESFLGHVHRHPTLLRYRHHADADGRLVKVEAQILLDAGAYADTSAEALAAAVSFACGPYVVPHAFIEGWAVRTNNPPSGHVRGEGAMQVCAAYEAQMDKLAKKLGIDPAELRMRNVMATGDVLPTGQTVTCPAPVAELLQAVRDFPLPALPKDTPEEEWLLPGGPEGAGEPGAVRRGVGYGLGMVHMLGAEGADEVSTATVKVHDGVATVLCAAVETGQGFTTLARQIVQETLGIDEVHVAPVDTDQPPAGAGCRGRHTWVSGGAVERAAKMVRTQLLQPLAHKFGMSTELLQITDGKITSYDGVLSTTVTEALDGKELWATAQCRPHPTEPLDAVGQGDAFVGLAFCAIRAVVDVDIELGSVRVVELALAQDVGRVLNPAQLAARIEAGVTQGVGIALTENLRTARGLVRHPDLTGYALPTSLDAPDIRIVKLVEERDVVAPFGAKAASAVPVVTSPAAVAAAVRAATGRPVNRLPIRPQAAVVTAP, from the coding sequence GTGAGCAACGAAGCCGCCACCGCGACCACGGCGGCCGCCGCGGCCGCCCCCGAACCGCTGCCGCACGGCCTCGGCGTCTCCCTGCCGTCCGCCGACGCCCGCGCCAAGACGGAGGGCACCTTCCCGTACGCGGCCGACCTGTGGGCCGAGGGCCTGCTGTGGGCCGCCGTACTGCGCTCCCCGCACCCGCACGCCCGCATCCTCTCCATCGACACCACCCACGCGCGCGAGATGCCCGGTGTTCGGGCCGTCGTCACCCACGAGGACGTGCCGGGCCAGGTGCCGCACGGCCGCGGCACAGCCGACCGCCCGGTGTTCGCCTCCGAGGTCGTACGCCACCACGGAGAGCCCCTCGCGGCCGTCGCCGCCGACCACCCGGACACCGCGCGCATGGCCGCGGCCGCCGTCATCGTCGAGTACGAGGTGCTCGACCCGGTGACCGACCCGGAACAGGCCTTCGAGGCCGAACCCCTGCACCCCGACGGCAACCTGATCCGGCACATCCCGCTGCGGCACGGCGACCCGGACGCGGCCGGCGAGGTCGTGGTCGAGGGCCTGTACCGCATCGGCCGCCAGGACCCCGCCCCGATCGGCGCGGAGGCCGGTCTCGCCGTGCCCCGCCCCGACGGCGGGGTCGAGCTGTACGTGGCCTCCACCGACCCGCACGCCGACCGCGACTCGGCCGCCGCCTGCTACGGCCTCGAACCCGACCGCGTGAAGGTCGTCGTCACCGGAGTGCCCGGTGCCACCGCCGACCGCGAGGACCAGGGCTTCCAGATCCCGCTCGGGCTGCTGGCCCTGAAGACGGGCTGCCCGGTCAAACTCACCGCAACGCGCGAAGAGTCCTTCCTGGGGCACGTCCACCGGCACCCCACCCTGTTGCGCTACCGCCACCACGCGGACGCCGACGGCAGGCTGGTGAAGGTCGAGGCGCAGATCCTGCTGGACGCGGGCGCGTACGCGGACACCTCCGCGGAGGCGCTGGCGGCGGCCGTCTCCTTCGCCTGCGGCCCGTACGTCGTCCCCCACGCGTTCATCGAGGGCTGGGCGGTACGCACGAACAACCCGCCCTCCGGGCACGTACGCGGCGAGGGCGCCATGCAGGTGTGCGCCGCGTACGAGGCGCAGATGGACAAGCTCGCCAAGAAGCTCGGCATCGACCCGGCGGAACTGCGGATGCGCAACGTGATGGCCACCGGGGACGTCCTCCCGACGGGCCAGACGGTGACGTGCCCGGCCCCGGTCGCCGAACTGCTCCAGGCCGTGAGGGACTTCCCCCTGCCCGCGCTCCCCAAGGACACGCCCGAGGAGGAGTGGCTGCTCCCGGGCGGCCCCGAGGGCGCGGGCGAACCCGGCGCCGTACGCCGTGGCGTGGGCTACGGGCTCGGCATGGTGCACATGCTCGGCGCCGAGGGCGCGGACGAGGTATCCACGGCGACGGTGAAGGTGCACGACGGCGTCGCCACCGTCCTGTGCGCGGCGGTGGAGACGGGCCAGGGCTTCACGACCCTCGCCCGGCAGATCGTCCAGGAGACGCTGGGCATCGACGAGGTGCACGTGGCGCCGGTCGACACGGACCAGCCGCCGGCCGGCGCGGGCTGCCGGGGCCGCCACACCTGGGTGTCGGGCGGAGCCGTGGAACGCGCCGCGAAGATGGTGCGCACCCAGCTGCTCCAGCCCCTGGCGCACAAGTTCGGCATGTCCACGGAGCTGCTGCAGATCACGGACGGCAAGATCACGTCGTACGACGGGGTGCTGTCGACGACCGTCACGGAGGCGCTGGACGGCAAGGAGCTCTGGGCCACCGCCCAGTGCCGGCCGCATCCGACCGAGCCGCTGGACGCGGTCGGCCAGGGCGACGCCTTCGTGGGCCTCGCGTTCTGCGCGATCCGCGCGGTGGTGGACGTCGACATCGAACTGGGCTCCGTACGGGTCGTGGAACTCGCCCTCGCCCAGGACGTGGGCCGGGTGCTCAACCCCGCGCAGCTCGCCGCGCGCATCGAGGCGGGCGTCACCCAGGGCGTCGGCATCGCGTTGACGGAAAACCTGCGCACCGCGCGCGGGCTGGTGCGCCACCCCGACCTCACCGGGTACGCGCTGCCGACCTCGCTGGACGCGCCCGACATCCGCATCGTCAAGCTCGTCGAGGAACGGGACGTCGTCGCCCCCTTCGGCGCGAAGGCGGCCAGCGCGGTGCCGGTGGTGACGTCACCGGCGGCGGTCGCCGCGGCGGTACGGGCGGCGACCGGCCGGCCGGTGAACCGTCTGCCGATCCGCCCGCAGGCGGCGGTGGTGACGGCGCCATGA
- a CDS encoding FAD binding domain-containing protein, translating to MTTHAPQAAQAVTLPGSLDEAVAALAAMPTAVPVAGGTDLMAAVNSGQLRPAALVGLGRINEIRGWQYQDGHALLGAGLTHARMGRPDFAALIPALAAAARAAGPPQIRNAGTLGGNIASAAPTGDALPVLAALEATLIIAGPGGARREIPVSHLLAGMEMLRGGELIGYVRVPLLHAPQVFLKATGRTGPGRATASVALVLDPARRGVRCAVGAIAPMPLRPLEAEQWVAQLIDWDNSRTIVPEALTAFGDYVAAACIPDPVPAEDGSVEQLPAAVLHLRRTVAALARRALGRALS from the coding sequence TTGACCACGCACGCACCGCAGGCGGCGCAGGCCGTGACGCTGCCCGGTTCACTGGACGAGGCCGTGGCGGCCCTGGCCGCCATGCCGACCGCCGTTCCGGTGGCGGGCGGCACCGACCTCATGGCCGCCGTCAACTCCGGGCAGCTGCGGCCCGCCGCCCTCGTCGGGCTCGGCCGCATCAACGAGATCCGCGGCTGGCAGTACCAGGACGGCCACGCCCTGCTCGGCGCGGGCCTCACCCACGCACGCATGGGACGCCCCGACTTCGCGGCCCTCATCCCCGCCCTCGCGGCGGCGGCCAGGGCCGCGGGCCCGCCGCAGATCCGCAACGCGGGCACCCTGGGCGGCAACATCGCGTCGGCCGCCCCCACGGGGGACGCGCTGCCCGTGCTGGCCGCCCTCGAAGCCACGCTGATCATCGCGGGCCCGGGCGGCGCCCGCCGCGAGATCCCGGTCTCGCACCTGCTCGCCGGCATGGAGATGCTCCGCGGCGGCGAACTCATCGGCTACGTGCGCGTCCCGCTGCTGCACGCCCCGCAGGTCTTCCTGAAGGCGACCGGACGGACCGGGCCCGGGCGCGCCACCGCCTCGGTGGCGCTCGTCCTCGACCCCGCCCGGCGCGGGGTGCGCTGCGCGGTGGGGGCCATAGCGCCGATGCCGCTGCGCCCGCTGGAGGCCGAACAGTGGGTCGCCCAGCTGATCGACTGGGACAACAGCCGCACGATCGTGCCGGAGGCCCTCACGGCCTTCGGGGACTACGTCGCCGCGGCCTGCATCCCGGATCCCGTACCGGCCGAGGACGGCTCCGTGGAGCAGTTGCCGGCCGCCGTACTGCACCTGCGGCGCACCGTCGCCGCGCTGGCCCGACGAGCACTGGGGAGGGCACTGTCGTGA
- a CDS encoding (2Fe-2S)-binding protein, which translates to MTDDQHGEGTPQGRTHGAWERLPQGDYDDGATTFVQLPEGGIDALLASDTPLAAPGHGYVPPPITAAPGADADPSAPGAWGAPVEGVQWPDPGPASPDVAQDAFMYNPGGTGQWAFEESARGDAASGHDVTGQWSIPVADGDLPDESGEFSASSLVEQWGGTPPATLPGGAAAPWATEPAGQLWSPESEEAAGHPGPELPAEAPVEPSGGPYTGFGAGADPGAPEAAQEAPEPSGALDATETHETAGAAEAADAPDAEPAAEEPPVAGDPQAAVEPPAAEPSGSGPDPSAASQAQGASAEETGADDPASAHHHDEHPVASYVLRVNGADRPVTDAWIGESLLYVLRERLGLAGAKDGCSQGECGACNVQVDGRLVASCLVPAVTAAGSEVRTVEGLAVDGRPSDVQRALAKCGAVQCGFCVPGMAMTVHDLLEGNPAPTELEARQALCGNLCRCSGYRGVLDAVREVVAEREAHTEAESAQDADEARIPHQAGPGAGGVNPSAFDPPDAHHRYGQDGGQA; encoded by the coding sequence GTGACCGACGACCAGCACGGAGAGGGCACCCCTCAGGGGCGCACCCACGGAGCCTGGGAGCGGCTGCCGCAAGGGGACTACGACGACGGGGCGACCACCTTCGTCCAGCTTCCCGAGGGCGGCATCGACGCACTCCTGGCGTCGGACACCCCGCTGGCCGCCCCCGGCCACGGCTACGTGCCCCCGCCGATCACGGCCGCGCCCGGCGCCGACGCCGACCCGTCGGCCCCGGGAGCCTGGGGCGCGCCCGTCGAGGGCGTCCAGTGGCCCGACCCGGGGCCCGCGTCCCCGGACGTCGCCCAGGACGCCTTCATGTACAACCCCGGCGGCACCGGGCAGTGGGCCTTCGAGGAGTCGGCGCGGGGTGACGCCGCCTCCGGGCACGACGTGACCGGGCAGTGGTCGATCCCCGTGGCCGACGGTGATCTACCGGACGAATCGGGTGAGTTCAGCGCCTCGTCGCTGGTCGAGCAGTGGGGCGGCACCCCGCCCGCCACGCTCCCCGGCGGCGCGGCCGCGCCGTGGGCGACGGAGCCCGCCGGGCAGCTGTGGTCCCCGGAGTCGGAGGAAGCGGCGGGTCACCCGGGCCCGGAATTGCCCGCCGAAGCCCCTGTGGAGCCCTCCGGCGGGCCGTACACGGGTTTCGGGGCGGGAGCCGATCCCGGGGCGCCCGAGGCCGCCCAGGAGGCTCCTGAGCCCTCCGGCGCCCTCGATGCGACGGAGACCCACGAGACGGCTGGGGCGGCGGAGGCCGCGGACGCTCCCGACGCCGAGCCGGCCGCCGAGGAACCGCCCGTCGCCGGGGACCCGCAGGCCGCCGTCGAACCCCCGGCCGCGGAGCCGTCCGGTTCCGGCCCCGACCCGTCCGCGGCTTCGCAGGCGCAGGGCGCGTCCGCCGAGGAGACCGGCGCCGACGACCCCGCTTCCGCGCACCACCACGACGAACACCCCGTGGCCTCCTACGTCCTGCGTGTCAACGGCGCCGACCGGCCCGTCACCGACGCCTGGATCGGCGAGTCGCTGCTCTACGTGCTGCGCGAGCGGCTCGGTCTCGCGGGCGCCAAGGACGGCTGCTCGCAGGGCGAGTGCGGGGCCTGCAACGTCCAGGTCGACGGGCGGCTCGTGGCGTCCTGCCTGGTGCCCGCCGTCACCGCCGCGGGCAGCGAGGTGCGCACCGTCGAGGGGCTCGCCGTCGACGGGCGGCCCTCGGACGTGCAGCGGGCGCTCGCCAAGTGCGGCGCCGTGCAGTGCGGTTTCTGCGTACCCGGCATGGCGATGACCGTGCACGACCTCCTGGAGGGCAATCCCGCGCCCACCGAGCTGGAGGCCCGCCAGGCGCTGTGCGGCAACCTGTGCCGCTGCTCCGGCTACCGCGGGGTCCTGGACGCCGTGCGCGAGGTCGTCGCCGAACGTGAGGCGCACACCGAGGCCGAGTCGGCGCAGGACGCCGACGAGGCCCGTATCCCGCACCAGGCGGGCCCCGGAGCGGGCGGCGTCAACCCCTCGGCGTTCGACCCCCCGGACGCGCACCACCGGTACGGCCAGGACGGAGGCCAGGCGTGA
- a CDS encoding MFS transporter, with product MSALEPRDAAVADTSAADASAVPPAPDGEGVLGRSYRALSIGIVSVVLLIAFEATAVGTAMPVAARELDGVSLYAFAFSGYFTTSLFGMVLAGQWSDRGGPLGSLTAGIAAFAAGLLLSGTAGTMWLFVLGRAVQGLGGGLVIVALYVVVGRAYPGRLRPAIMAAFAACWVIPSIVGPLASGAVTEHLGWRWVFVGIPVLVVFPLALALPRIRRRAGRPAAGVAAPFDAHRIRLALGISLGAALLQYAAQDLRALSLVPAVAGAALLVPAALGLLPRGTYRAARGLPSVVLLRGVAAGSFVAAESFVPLMLVTQRGLSPTLAGFSLAAGGGTWALGSFVQARARVEPYRDRLMTLGMVLVAAAIAAAPSVLIDAVPVWTVAVAWAFGCFGMGLVISSSSVLLLHLSAPEEAGANSAALQISDGLSNVLLLSAGGAAFAALGGGTVTDAATAASGSHPAAFAAVFLPMAAVALVGAWVTTRLRER from the coding sequence ATGAGTGCCCTGGAACCCCGCGACGCCGCCGTCGCAGACACCTCCGCCGCAGACGCCTCCGCCGTCCCGCCCGCGCCCGACGGAGAAGGTGTGCTGGGGCGGTCGTACCGGGCGCTGAGCATCGGGATCGTCTCCGTCGTGCTGCTCATCGCCTTCGAGGCGACGGCGGTCGGGACGGCGATGCCGGTCGCGGCGCGTGAGCTGGACGGGGTCTCGCTGTACGCCTTCGCCTTCTCCGGGTACTTCACCACGAGCCTCTTCGGGATGGTGCTCGCCGGGCAGTGGTCCGACCGGGGCGGTCCGCTCGGCTCGCTGACCGCCGGCATCGCCGCCTTCGCCGCCGGGCTGCTGCTGTCCGGGACCGCCGGGACGATGTGGCTGTTCGTCCTGGGGCGGGCCGTGCAGGGGCTCGGCGGCGGCCTGGTGATCGTCGCGCTGTACGTGGTCGTCGGGCGGGCCTATCCGGGGCGGCTGCGGCCGGCGATCATGGCGGCGTTCGCGGCGTGCTGGGTGATCCCGTCGATCGTGGGCCCGCTGGCGTCGGGCGCGGTGACCGAACACCTGGGCTGGCGGTGGGTGTTCGTCGGCATCCCGGTGCTCGTCGTCTTTCCGCTCGCGCTCGCGCTGCCCCGGATACGGCGGCGGGCGGGCCGTCCGGCCGCCGGCGTGGCGGCACCCTTCGACGCCCACCGCATCCGCCTCGCCCTCGGTATCTCGCTGGGCGCCGCACTCCTTCAGTACGCCGCCCAGGACCTGCGCGCGCTGTCACTCGTCCCGGCCGTCGCGGGCGCCGCGCTGCTCGTTCCGGCCGCCCTCGGCCTGCTGCCCCGCGGCACCTACCGGGCGGCGCGCGGGCTGCCGTCCGTCGTGCTGCTGCGCGGGGTCGCGGCGGGGTCCTTCGTCGCCGCCGAGTCCTTCGTGCCGCTGATGCTGGTCACCCAGCGCGGGCTGTCGCCGACGCTCGCCGGGTTCTCGCTCGCGGCGGGCGGCGGCACGTGGGCGCTCGGCTCCTTCGTGCAGGCGCGGGCGCGCGTGGAGCCGTACCGGGACCGGCTGATGACGCTCGGGATGGTGCTGGTCGCCGCCGCCATCGCCGCCGCGCCCAGCGTGCTGATCGACGCGGTGCCGGTGTGGACGGTCGCCGTCGCCTGGGCGTTCGGCTGCTTCGGCATGGGGCTGGTCATCTCCTCCAGCAGCGTCCTCCTGCTCCACCTCTCCGCCCCCGAGGAGGCCGGCGCCAACTCCGCCGCGCTACAGATCTCCGACGGCCTGTCCAACGTGCTCCTGCTGTCCGCGGGCGGTGCCGCCTTCGCGGCGCTGGGCGGCGGTACCGTCACCGATGCCGCCACGGCGGCGTCCGGCTCCCATCCCGCCGCCTTCGCCGCCGTGTTCCTGCCGATGGCGGCGGTGGCGCTGGTGGGGGCGTGGGTGACGACACGGCTGCGGGAGCGGTGA
- a CDS encoding SUKH-4 family immunity protein: protein MSTTEAGGVITLTEADLDPYVTHARTRQWLTGPGLPADSALLGFDALREATTPPRPGLRRVADLVDDAEKLAGELRDQLVIGALRTFDRDLESVVLDGATGAVSTTYFHGSASLMDRSPLAPSLEALVRFAAATEELAGSRGQFAAYEGRHGPKAVAAASEQLSAVFTSTAGDDVAPYWRMAALIRPLARIAGPGAGLALDLPPRLLDEEFGAFGIVRFEDVDFPAALTHEPTRRFLREVGLPENGYWFEVDTDVPLPTLAEHYADELSGAFTDGELPAGADHLIRLGHLLEDTSLVVDGATGAVLCWSEPDGMLRPLNTDISTLAFTAWLLHREKALDADHDLTGSYEQLAATMAQTLALVDPMACDPTPVTPQDDGLRYWPDAFEDQAGGGLYA, encoded by the coding sequence ATGAGCACGACTGAAGCGGGTGGCGTGATCACGCTGACCGAGGCGGATCTGGACCCGTACGTCACGCACGCGCGGACGCGGCAGTGGCTCACGGGACCCGGGCTGCCGGCCGACAGCGCGCTGCTGGGATTCGACGCCCTGCGCGAGGCGACGACGCCGCCGCGGCCCGGGCTGCGCCGCGTGGCGGACCTGGTGGACGACGCGGAGAAGCTCGCCGGGGAGCTGCGGGACCAACTGGTCATAGGGGCGCTGCGGACCTTCGACCGGGACCTGGAGTCGGTCGTGCTCGACGGCGCGACGGGCGCGGTCTCGACGACGTACTTCCACGGGAGCGCGAGTCTGATGGACCGCTCCCCGCTGGCCCCCTCCCTGGAGGCGCTGGTGCGGTTCGCGGCGGCCACGGAGGAACTGGCGGGCTCCCGCGGGCAGTTCGCCGCGTACGAGGGGCGCCATGGCCCGAAGGCGGTGGCGGCGGCGTCGGAGCAGCTGTCGGCGGTCTTCACCTCGACGGCGGGCGACGACGTGGCGCCGTACTGGCGGATGGCGGCCCTGATCCGCCCCCTCGCCCGGATCGCCGGCCCCGGCGCGGGCCTCGCCCTCGACCTGCCGCCGCGCCTGCTGGACGAGGAGTTCGGTGCCTTCGGGATCGTGCGCTTCGAGGACGTCGACTTCCCGGCCGCGCTCACGCACGAGCCGACCCGGCGCTTCCTGCGCGAGGTGGGCCTGCCGGAGAACGGCTACTGGTTCGAAGTCGACACGGACGTACCGCTGCCGACGCTGGCCGAGCACTACGCGGACGAGCTCTCCGGCGCCTTCACGGACGGCGAGCTCCCCGCCGGGGCGGACCACCTGATACGCCTCGGCCACCTCCTGGAGGACACGAGCCTGGTCGTCGACGGCGCCACGGGAGCGGTCCTGTGCTGGAGCGAGCCCGACGGCATGCTGCGCCCGCTCAACACCGACATCTCCACGCTCGCGTTCACGGCGTGGCTGCTGCACCGCGAGAAGGCGCTCGACGCGGACCACGACCTGACGGGGTCCTACGAGCAGCTGGCGGCCACGATGGCCCAGACCCTGGCCCTGGTCGACCCCATGGCCTGCGACCCCACCCCGGTGACCCCGCAGGACGACGGCCTGCGCTACTGGCCGGACGCGTTCGAGGACCAGGCGGGCGGCGGGCTCTACGCCTAG
- a CDS encoding beta-N-acetylhexosaminidase produces MALIPAPRHVGACGEGFFELGPDTRLAAGAGTERTARWLRGTIGAATGFPLAPGDGGIRLSVHPTVTRDLGEEGYRLAVTPDAVHLVGGGPAGLFWGAQTLRQLLGPGAHRRAPLPGGQWRLPLTHIQDSPRFPWRGVMLDVSRHFMPKDGVLRHLDLMAAHKLNVFHFHLTDDQGWRIEIKRYPKLTEVGSWRARTKFGHRASQRWEEKPHGGFYTQDDIREIVAYAAERHITVVPEIDIPGHSQAAIAAYPELGNSDVIDTTSLTVWDDWGVSKNVLAPTDNTLRFYEGVFEELLELFPADAAAFSAFVHIGGDECAKDQWKQSPAVQARIEELGLTGEDALQAWFVRHFGTWLAARGRRLIGWDEILEGGSRAAGTRAEATRAAGTRAPGGETADIGLPEGAAVSSWRGYQGGITAARAGHDVVMCPEQQVYLDHRQDGGADEPVPIGYVRTLEDVYRFEPVPPQLTEDEARHVLGTQANLWTEVMEDHARVDYQAFPRLAAFAEVAWSALPAPAERDFADFERRMTAHYGRLDALGVAYRPPTGPLPWQRRPGVLGRPIEGPPPNA; encoded by the coding sequence ATGGCACTGATTCCCGCGCCCCGGCACGTGGGGGCGTGCGGCGAAGGCTTCTTCGAGTTGGGCCCGGACACCCGGCTGGCGGCGGGTGCCGGGACCGAACGGACCGCGCGATGGCTGCGCGGCACGATCGGGGCGGCCACCGGCTTCCCGCTCGCACCGGGCGACGGCGGGATCAGGCTGTCCGTCCACCCGACGGTGACCAGGGACCTCGGCGAGGAGGGCTACCGGCTCGCGGTCACGCCGGACGCGGTGCACCTGGTCGGCGGCGGCCCCGCCGGGCTCTTCTGGGGCGCCCAGACCCTGCGGCAGCTGCTCGGTCCCGGCGCCCACCGGCGGGCGCCGCTGCCCGGCGGGCAGTGGCGGCTGCCGCTGACGCACATTCAGGATTCGCCCCGGTTCCCCTGGCGCGGCGTCATGCTCGACGTCTCCCGGCACTTCATGCCCAAGGACGGCGTCCTGCGCCACCTGGATCTGATGGCCGCCCACAAACTCAACGTCTTCCACTTCCACCTCACCGACGACCAGGGCTGGCGCATCGAGATCAAGCGGTACCCGAAGCTCACGGAGGTCGGATCCTGGCGGGCGCGCACCAAATTCGGCCACCGCGCTTCACAACGGTGGGAGGAGAAGCCGCACGGCGGCTTCTACACGCAGGACGACATCCGCGAGATCGTCGCCTACGCGGCCGAGCGGCACATCACCGTCGTCCCCGAGATCGATATCCCGGGCCACTCGCAGGCCGCCATCGCCGCGTATCCGGAACTCGGCAACTCCGACGTCATCGACACGACCTCCCTGACGGTCTGGGACGACTGGGGCGTCTCCAAAAACGTACTCGCCCCCACTGACAACACCCTGCGCTTCTACGAGGGCGTGTTCGAGGAACTCCTGGAGCTGTTCCCGGCCGACGCCGCCGCGTTCTCGGCCTTCGTCCACATCGGCGGCGACGAGTGCGCCAAGGACCAGTGGAAGCAGTCGCCCGCCGTCCAGGCCCGCATCGAGGAGCTGGGGCTCACGGGCGAGGACGCGCTCCAGGCGTGGTTCGTCCGGCACTTCGGCACCTGGCTCGCCGCGCGCGGGCGCCGGCTCATCGGCTGGGACGAGATCCTGGAGGGCGGGAGCCGCGCCGCAGGGACACGTGCCGAAGCGACACGCGCCGCAGGGACACGCGCGCCCGGAGGTGAGACGGCGGACATCGGCCTCCCGGAAGGGGCCGCCGTCTCCTCGTGGCGCGGCTACCAGGGCGGCATCACGGCCGCCCGCGCGGGCCACGACGTCGTCATGTGCCCCGAACAGCAGGTCTACTTGGACCACCGCCAGGACGGCGGCGCGGACGAGCCGGTGCCCATCGGGTACGTGCGCACCCTGGAGGACGTCTACCGCTTCGAGCCCGTTCCGCCGCAGCTCACCGAGGACGAGGCGCGCCATGTGCTGGGCACCCAGGCCAATCTGTGGACCGAGGTGATGGAGGACCACGCACGCGTGGACTACCAGGCGTTCCCGCGGCTCGCGGCCTTCGCCGAGGTCGCCTGGAGCGCGCTGCCCGCCCCCGCCGAACGGGACTTCGCCGACTTCGAGCGGCGGATGACCGCCCACTACGGACGGCTCGACGCCCTGGGAGTGGCCTACCGCCCGCCCACGGGACCGCTGCCCTGGCAGCGGCGGCCGGGTGTGCTCGGACGCCCGATCGAGGGGCCGCCCCCGAACGCGTAG